In the Chryseobacterium sp. MYb264 genome, one interval contains:
- the dnaA gene encoding chromosomal replication initiator protein DnaA: MDENLMLIWQKCLQFMRDNLNAAEDNSDLKKLEKSFDLLFDKVQPISLVQNNLTLMVPSDFYKEYIEDNYLSLLSAALKKNIGKGVKLWYSVMENKPSGLEKPVTMNMKGKTVPPPKMQETMPQGFSSNIVNPFVVPGIRKVNIDSNLKPDFSFDNYIEGESNKFAATVARSIAKRPGATAFNPLFLYGGYGVGKTHLGQAVGLEVKSQFPDKVVLYLSSEKFIQQFISAAKAHKQTEFANFYQMVDVLIIDDIQFLSGKSATQDSFFHIFDYLHQNGKQIILTSDKAPADIMDIQDRIVSRFKWGLSAEIKSPDLPTRRQIIVDRLSRDGIVLPDDVLDFLATETKTNVRELIGVINSVIAYSTIYKKDLSLELLKDTINKIAANQKKIVNIPYIQEVVCDYFGIKKEQLLSKTRKREIALPRQLAMYFSKEYTNSTFSKIGEEMGGKDHSTVMYACDTIKDVSKIDKEIKKYVKDLTEKIKQ; encoded by the coding sequence ATGGATGAAAATTTAATGTTGATATGGCAGAAGTGTCTGCAGTTTATGCGTGATAATTTAAACGCGGCTGAGGATAATTCTGATTTAAAAAAGCTTGAAAAATCTTTCGACCTTCTGTTTGATAAAGTTCAGCCAATTTCTTTGGTTCAGAACAATCTTACCTTGATGGTTCCGAGCGATTTTTACAAGGAATATATTGAGGATAATTATCTATCCTTACTTTCAGCTGCCCTGAAGAAAAATATTGGAAAAGGAGTAAAATTATGGTATTCTGTAATGGAAAACAAGCCTAGCGGTTTGGAAAAACCAGTTACAATGAATATGAAGGGGAAAACAGTTCCTCCTCCAAAAATGCAGGAAACGATGCCTCAAGGGTTTTCGTCGAACATCGTTAATCCGTTTGTGGTTCCGGGAATCAGAAAAGTAAATATTGATTCCAACTTAAAGCCAGATTTCTCTTTTGATAATTATATAGAAGGAGAAAGCAACAAATTTGCTGCTACGGTAGCAAGATCTATCGCTAAAAGACCGGGGGCAACCGCTTTTAACCCATTATTTTTATATGGAGGTTATGGAGTTGGTAAAACGCACTTAGGACAGGCTGTAGGTTTAGAAGTGAAAAGTCAGTTTCCGGATAAAGTAGTTTTGTATTTGTCTTCTGAGAAATTCATCCAGCAGTTTATTTCAGCTGCAAAAGCTCATAAGCAGACAGAATTTGCGAATTTCTATCAGATGGTTGATGTTTTGATTATCGATGATATTCAGTTCCTTTCAGGGAAATCGGCAACTCAGGATAGCTTCTTCCACATTTTTGATTATTTACATCAGAATGGAAAACAGATCATCTTGACATCGGATAAAGCTCCGGCGGATATTATGGATATTCAGGACAGGATTGTTTCCCGTTTCAAGTGGGGACTTTCTGCGGAAATTAAATCACCGGATTTGCCGACACGTAGGCAAATTATCGTTGACAGATTAAGCCGTGACGGAATCGTTCTTCCGGATGACGTGCTTGATTTCTTGGCTACCGAAACAAAGACAAATGTAAGAGAACTTATTGGGGTAATTAACTCAGTAATTGCTTATTCTACCATATATAAGAAAGATCTGAGCCTTGAATTATTGAAAGATACGATCAATAAAATTGCTGCGAATCAGAAGAAGATTGTTAATATTCCTTATATTCAGGAGGTTGTTTGCGATTATTTCGGAATCAAAAAAGAGCAGCTTTTATCTAAAACAAGAAAAAGAGAAATTGCACTTCCAAGACAATTGGCGATGTATTTTTCAAAAGAATATACCAACTCCACATTCAGCAAAATTGGTGAAGAAATGGGAGGAAAAGATCACTCTACAGTAATGTATGCCTGCGATACGATCAAAGATGTTTCTAAAATTGATAAAGAGATCAAGAAGTACGTGAAAGACTTAACTGAGAAGATCAAACAATAG
- a CDS encoding low molecular weight protein-tyrosine-phosphatase has translation MKIVMVCLGNIYRSPLAEGIMKAKVPSHFMIDSAGTISMHEGKHPDKRSIKTAANHQIDISKQRSRPINNADFDIFDKIYCMDIDVMADVISKAKNEEQRQKVSLFLESLGDHENAEVPDPYWGDMKEFEEVFQLINRGCDAIVQQLNSNN, from the coding sequence ATGAAAATAGTAATGGTTTGTCTGGGAAATATTTACAGAAGTCCTTTAGCGGAAGGGATTATGAAAGCAAAAGTTCCTTCTCATTTTATGATTGATTCTGCGGGAACGATTTCCATGCATGAAGGTAAACATCCTGATAAAAGATCGATAAAAACAGCGGCAAATCATCAGATTGATATTTCAAAACAAAGATCAAGACCCATTAACAATGCAGATTTTGATATATTTGATAAAATTTACTGCATGGATATTGATGTGATGGCAGATGTGATCTCAAAGGCTAAAAATGAAGAGCAAAGACAAAAAGTTTCTTTATTTTTGGAGTCTTTAGGAGATCATGAAAATGCAGAAGTTCCCGATCCTTACTGGGGAGATATGAAGGAATTTGAAGAGGTATTTCAGCTTATTAATCGAGGATGTGATGCCATTGTACAACAACTTAACAGTAACAACTAA
- a CDS encoding SAM-dependent methyltransferase: MLFLLPAYLSENTSITHFSPVIKEYIMQTDYFFVENEKTARKVVKFFAPEKKQADLKLFLLDKYTENADIKEAQDRMLNGQDFGLLSEAGLPCIADPGNLMVKWCHEKNIQVVPISGPSSIILALISSGFNGQEFTFNGYLPIDKSEKKKQILQLESLVQKTGYSQIFMETPYRNNALFEDLTKFLSPNTKLCIAANINDPELEFIKTKTIKEWQKQKPELHKIPAVFVLGK; this comes from the coding sequence ATGCTTTTTTTATTACCTGCTTACCTTTCCGAAAATACTTCTATCACTCATTTTTCACCTGTGATTAAAGAGTATATTATGCAAACGGATTACTTCTTTGTTGAAAATGAAAAAACGGCCAGAAAGGTGGTGAAATTCTTCGCTCCTGAGAAAAAACAGGCAGATTTAAAGCTTTTCTTGCTGGATAAATATACCGAAAATGCTGACATTAAAGAAGCCCAGGACAGAATGCTGAATGGTCAGGATTTCGGACTGCTTTCCGAAGCCGGACTTCCGTGTATCGCTGATCCCGGAAATTTAATGGTAAAATGGTGCCACGAAAAAAATATTCAAGTAGTGCCTATCTCAGGGCCTTCATCCATTATTTTAGCCTTGATCTCAAGCGGTTTTAACGGTCAGGAATTTACTTTTAACGGCTATCTTCCGATTGATAAAAGTGAGAAGAAAAAACAGATTTTGCAGTTAGAAAGTCTGGTTCAGAAAACGGGCTATTCTCAGATTTTCATGGAAACACCGTATAGAAATAATGCGCTTTTTGAAGATCTTACTAAATTTTTATCACCCAATACCAAGCTCTGTATCGCTGCCAATATCAACGATCCTGAACTGGAATTCATTAAAACAAAAACGATAAAAGAATGGCAGAAACAAAAACCGGAATTGCATAAAATTCCAGCTGTTTTTGTGTTGGGAAAATAG
- a CDS encoding DUF4349 domain-containing protein, whose product MNTNDTISKKIIKNGEMTIQVGDTKKAQNQVNEIVKKSNGYIQKEEFRNTDTDENLNLIIRVPHKNFDSLINSFSDGMGSVLSKNISSNDVTEEYTDVTIKLANKKIYLEKYRDMLKSAATTKDMLEIQENIRELEDEIDVSEGRLRFIDDRVNYSTLNLTLHKEKVRSSTTSKIGFGSRFGDSFTEGWNSFIAFFLGLTSLWPFFLLIPAIVYLWKKWRNRKRK is encoded by the coding sequence TTGAATACAAATGATACAATTTCTAAAAAAATCATTAAAAATGGTGAAATGACGATTCAGGTTGGCGACACTAAAAAAGCTCAGAATCAAGTGAATGAAATCGTAAAAAAGAGTAATGGCTACATTCAGAAAGAAGAGTTTCGAAATACAGATACCGATGAAAATCTTAACTTAATAATAAGAGTTCCGCACAAGAATTTTGACTCGTTAATCAATTCGTTTTCAGACGGAATGGGTTCTGTTTTATCTAAAAACATTTCATCAAACGACGTTACGGAAGAATACACTGATGTTACCATCAAACTCGCGAACAAGAAAATCTATCTTGAAAAATATCGCGATATGCTGAAAAGTGCGGCTACTACGAAAGATATGCTGGAAATTCAGGAAAATATCCGAGAATTAGAAGATGAAATTGATGTCTCGGAAGGCAGGCTTCGGTTTATCGATGACCGCGTGAATTACAGTACATTAAATCTAACTCTACACAAAGAAAAAGTAAGAAGTTCAACGACTTCAAAAATCGGTTTTGGAAGCCGCTTTGGAGATTCTTTCACAGAGGGCTGGAATAGTTTTATTGCTTTCTTTCTCGGATTAACTTCGCTATGGCCTTTCTTTCTGCTGATTCCTGCTATTGTTTATCTTTGGAAAAAGTGGAGAAACAGGAAGAGAAAGTAA
- a CDS encoding IS5 family transposase: MLGKIREDLQQNLFKTRLTELINMEHPVVKLAGEISWDKMESEFEKLFSENGRPSIAIRKIAGMLLLKEMFKESDESVIERWIENAYWQYFTGETFFQTEQPFDPSNFVHFRKRIGDKGLEFLLGQSVSLHPKAKTEDEVQVDTTVQEKNITFPTDAKLAKKVIDNCRKIAEKESVVQRQSYRRVSKQLLRDAFFGHHPRRQKKAKMARKKLRTIGKRVLRELERKLPKDVLKGYEDVFKIYLKALTQERTTKDKIYSLHEPQVACIAKGKSGKAYEFGTKVAVVRGRKTGIISSVKRFSGNPHDSKTLEESLAQSERVRKSVGGTRPTKATTDRGFKGIKEVEGTAILLPAKKEKTKYGQQVARLRFRARAAIEPCISHLKRNHSLGLNFLKGVAGDINNALLAGIGYNLKMRLNQIKQQILLWLELVLRIFLGKYNFQSQKTAF; this comes from the coding sequence ATGTTAGGCAAAATAAGAGAGGATTTACAGCAGAATTTATTCAAGACCAGGCTTACGGAGCTTATTAATATGGAGCATCCGGTGGTAAAATTAGCTGGGGAGATTTCCTGGGATAAAATGGAGTCAGAGTTTGAGAAATTATTTTCAGAAAACGGAAGACCTTCTATTGCTATCCGTAAAATAGCAGGAATGCTTTTGCTCAAGGAAATGTTTAAAGAAAGTGATGAAAGTGTAATAGAGAGATGGATTGAGAATGCGTATTGGCAATATTTTACCGGAGAAACCTTTTTCCAGACAGAGCAGCCTTTCGATCCGAGCAATTTTGTACACTTCAGAAAAAGAATTGGAGATAAGGGTTTGGAATTTCTTTTGGGACAAAGCGTTTCTCTCCATCCCAAAGCCAAAACAGAAGATGAAGTTCAGGTAGATACGACGGTTCAGGAGAAGAACATTACCTTTCCTACCGATGCCAAATTAGCAAAAAAAGTAATCGACAATTGTAGAAAAATAGCAGAAAAAGAGAGCGTTGTACAAAGACAAAGCTACAGAAGAGTGAGCAAACAATTATTGCGGGACGCTTTTTTTGGACATCATCCCAGAAGACAGAAGAAGGCAAAAATGGCGAGGAAAAAGCTCAGGACGATTGGTAAAAGAGTTCTTCGGGAATTGGAAAGAAAACTTCCTAAAGATGTTTTGAAAGGCTACGAAGACGTTTTTAAAATTTACCTTAAAGCACTCACCCAAGAACGTACCACGAAAGATAAAATTTACAGTCTTCACGAGCCACAAGTTGCGTGTATTGCGAAAGGAAAATCGGGAAAAGCATACGAGTTTGGGACAAAAGTAGCAGTAGTAAGAGGTCGGAAAACAGGGATCATCAGCTCGGTAAAGAGATTTTCTGGCAATCCTCACGATAGTAAAACTCTTGAAGAATCATTGGCACAGAGTGAGAGGGTAAGAAAATCCGTTGGCGGAACAAGACCTACGAAAGCCACTACAGACAGAGGATTTAAAGGAATCAAAGAAGTGGAAGGAACAGCAATTTTGCTTCCCGCAAAAAAAGAAAAAACAAAATATGGGCAACAAGTAGCCAGATTAAGATTCCGGGCAAGAGCAGCCATAGAACCTTGTATCTCTCATTTAAAAAGAAACCACTCCTTAGGATTAAACTTCCTGAAAGGAGTGGCTGGAGATATTAATAATGCATTATTAGCAGGGATTGGATACAATTTGAAGATGAGATTGAATCAAATCAAACAACAAATTCTTCTTTGGCTCGAACTTGTTCTCCGAATCTTTTTAGGCAAATATAATTTTCAAAGTCAAAAAACAGCTTTTTAA
- a CDS encoding DUF2891 domain-containing protein, which yields MKKSLLAILFLPFSMFAQEVPKLTDEMAIKLSEKPLHCINQEYPNKTAHIINNADEVPLTPKDLHPSFYGCFDWHSSVHGHWMLVRLLKTKPNLSIARDIENILDNSFKKENLQTEADYFTKYQLTGTFERTYGWAWLLKLDEELATWDHPKAKVWHQNLKPLTDKILASWKSFLPKQTYPNRTGVHPNTAFAMVFALDWARATGDKAFENQLIEKAKYFYLNNTKTPAYLEPDGSDFFSPSLEIADLMRRVLPQKEFVSWLNNFYEKRSLENIEKIPVVSDLSDYQTVHLVGLSFTKAWCMKGIAKSLPNDHPLKKEFQKTATVFLNNGLPLLFQGNYGGDHWLASFAVYALED from the coding sequence ATGAAAAAGAGTCTTTTAGCCATCCTATTTTTACCGTTTTCGATGTTTGCTCAGGAAGTTCCGAAACTGACGGATGAAATGGCAATCAAATTATCCGAAAAACCACTTCACTGCATCAATCAGGAATATCCGAACAAAACGGCGCATATTATTAATAATGCGGATGAAGTTCCGTTAACACCGAAAGATCTACATCCCAGTTTTTATGGCTGTTTCGATTGGCATAGCTCTGTTCATGGACATTGGATGTTGGTTCGTTTACTAAAAACAAAGCCGAACTTGTCGATTGCAAGAGACATAGAAAATATTCTGGATAATTCATTTAAAAAAGAAAATCTTCAGACAGAAGCAGATTATTTTACCAAATATCAACTGACAGGAACTTTTGAAAGAACCTACGGCTGGGCTTGGCTATTGAAACTGGATGAAGAATTAGCAACTTGGGACCATCCAAAAGCGAAAGTTTGGCATCAGAATCTGAAACCTTTGACGGATAAAATTTTAGCTTCCTGGAAGAGTTTTTTACCAAAACAAACGTATCCAAACAGAACGGGAGTGCATCCTAATACAGCCTTCGCAATGGTTTTTGCATTAGATTGGGCAAGAGCGACAGGTGATAAAGCGTTTGAGAATCAATTGATTGAAAAGGCTAAATATTTTTATTTAAATAATACAAAAACGCCTGCTTATCTTGAGCCGGACGGTTCAGATTTCTTTTCGCCGAGTTTAGAAATTGCAGATTTAATGAGAAGAGTTTTACCTCAAAAAGAATTTGTTTCCTGGTTAAATAATTTCTACGAAAAACGAAGTCTGGAGAATATCGAGAAAATTCCTGTTGTGAGTGATTTGTCTGATTATCAAACTGTTCATTTGGTTGGTTTATCCTTCACAAAAGCTTGGTGTATGAAAGGAATTGCAAAATCTCTTCCCAATGATCATCCATTAAAAAAAGAATTCCAGAAAACGGCAACTGTATTTTTAAACAACGGACTTCCCTTATTATTCCAAGGGAATTACGGTGGTGATCACTGGTTGGCGAGTTTTGCAGTGTACGCTTTAGAAGATTAA
- a CDS encoding Mpo1 family 2-hydroxy fatty acid dioxygenase translates to MRKIDLLFAEYGESHRNSTNKLIHWLCVPLIFWTILGFISLIPSKSIGFIYIGEISYISLVAMALVTIFYMRLSFLVGLLMIIVMTLMESFAYGINIRFKENSWIVYLAVFIITWILQFVGHKIEGKKPSFLKDVQFLLVGPIWLLSFILKKLGIKY, encoded by the coding sequence ATGAGAAAGATTGATTTACTATTTGCTGAATACGGTGAAAGTCACAGAAATTCGACCAACAAACTGATTCACTGGCTCTGTGTTCCCTTGATTTTCTGGACGATTTTAGGATTTATTTCACTCATTCCGTCCAAATCAATTGGTTTTATTTATATTGGTGAAATTAGTTATATAAGCCTCGTCGCAATGGCTTTGGTCACTATTTTTTATATGCGGCTTTCCTTTTTGGTAGGTTTACTCATGATTATTGTGATGACTTTAATGGAAAGTTTCGCTTACGGAATCAATATTCGATTCAAAGAAAATTCCTGGATTGTTTACCTCGCTGTTTTCATCATCACATGGATTTTACAATTCGTAGGACATAAAATTGAAGGCAAAAAACCATCTTTCCTAAAAGATGTACAGTTTCTTTTAGTAGGACCGATCTGGCTATTAAGTTTTATTCTTAAAAAATTGGGAATTAAATATTAG
- a CDS encoding helix-turn-helix domain-containing protein: MSALEKFGVEIFTQHNIFQRIAVDKPFRPDNPAFIFIKSGTIKLKQHFRDLELSANMFMVTDPQTIYEMVSVSDDFQSRMVSYKREFISTLSLKFNRLITYRYFRQQMNIGVPFHQDEMDVVWKSVNFLKYILDSETEMTYKKEIVEHLFSVFCYQMAGIIAQEDSNSMSQMSRQEEIVFVFLNDLAEHHLTERGVEFYAERQSITTRHLSSVIKEITGKSASQIIALIVINEAKVLLNASSKPISEISSILGFSDQYSFSHFFKKHLGESPSQYRNQFEN; this comes from the coding sequence ATGTCTGCCTTAGAAAAATTTGGGGTTGAGATCTTTACTCAACATAATATTTTCCAGAGAATCGCTGTCGATAAGCCTTTTCGACCGGATAATCCTGCATTTATATTCATTAAAAGCGGGACCATAAAGCTTAAACAACACTTCCGCGATCTCGAACTTTCTGCCAATATGTTTATGGTAACCGATCCGCAGACGATCTATGAAATGGTGTCCGTAAGTGACGATTTTCAGTCGAGAATGGTTTCTTATAAACGTGAATTTATTTCAACGTTGTCACTGAAATTCAATAGGTTAATTACGTATCGTTACTTTAGGCAACAGATGAATATCGGCGTTCCTTTTCATCAGGATGAAATGGATGTGGTTTGGAAAAGTGTGAATTTTCTTAAATATATTTTAGATTCAGAAACGGAAATGACCTATAAAAAAGAGATCGTTGAGCATCTTTTTTCTGTTTTTTGTTATCAGATGGCAGGGATTATTGCTCAGGAAGACAGCAATTCTATGAGCCAGATGTCGAGACAGGAGGAAATTGTTTTTGTTTTTCTGAACGACCTTGCCGAACATCATCTTACCGAGCGTGGAGTAGAGTTCTATGCCGAGCGGCAGTCAATTACAACCAGACATCTTTCTTCTGTTATTAAAGAGATTACCGGCAAGTCGGCAAGTCAAATCATTGCTTTAATAGTAATCAATGAGGCTAAAGTGCTATTAAATGCTTCCAGTAAACCTATATCAGAGATTTCATCAATTCTTGGATTTAGCGATCAATACTCATTTTCACATTTTTTTAAGAAACATTTAGGCGAAAGTCCATCACAATACAGAAATCAGTTCGAAAATTAA
- a CDS encoding TolC family protein, with amino-acid sequence MVKNIKTALSLMIAVFPALFFSQEIKQMTANEVAELAVQNHQQLKVSAQNIDIAKQNTSVTKLQKLPTITASTSQFYLGNVLAIDKDFSNSTAIPMPHYGSSYAVQATQLIFKGGLVNKSIELAGLREQLSELDLEKNKQDVKFLVISNYLDIYKIINQQEVFQNNKKLAQERLKNIQKFYQQGMVTRNEVIRGELAIKNLDQGILTLVNNKKILNYNLSIALGLPSDTEIVPVENVESKDAGIGMDYYVNLAHDSNPLMKSAKTNIDVADKNIEIIKTDKMPTIAGFGGYTLQRPITTRNPVLDMYSGGWQTGVSLSYNIDNLYKTKERVKLGEIQKNQANDAMTLTQQNIDMAVNAAYVKYQESIQQADILNDAKSLAEENYKITEAKYLNQLAVQAEMIDAQNQKLQSELDYANAEINVLYQYYNLLKSTGTL; translated from the coding sequence ATGGTAAAGAATATAAAAACAGCACTATCATTAATGATAGCGGTCTTTCCTGCGCTGTTTTTTTCACAGGAAATAAAACAGATGACAGCGAATGAGGTGGCCGAACTCGCCGTACAAAATCATCAGCAGTTGAAGGTTTCGGCGCAGAATATCGACATCGCAAAACAAAATACGAGCGTTACTAAACTTCAAAAATTGCCGACAATTACGGCTTCTACCAGTCAATTCTATTTAGGAAACGTATTAGCAATTGATAAGGATTTTTCAAATTCTACGGCTATCCCGATGCCTCATTACGGAAGTTCTTACGCGGTTCAGGCGACTCAACTCATCTTCAAAGGAGGATTGGTCAATAAGTCGATTGAATTGGCAGGGCTTCGTGAGCAACTTTCAGAATTAGATTTAGAAAAGAATAAGCAGGATGTGAAATTTTTGGTTATTTCCAATTATTTGGATATTTATAAAATCATTAATCAACAGGAAGTTTTTCAAAATAACAAAAAACTGGCTCAGGAGAGGCTGAAAAATATTCAGAAGTTTTATCAGCAGGGAATGGTGACGAGAAATGAGGTGATTCGTGGTGAGCTGGCCATCAAAAACTTAGATCAGGGAATTTTAACATTAGTGAATAATAAAAAGATTCTTAATTATAATTTAAGCATCGCTTTGGGTTTGCCTTCTGATACTGAGATTGTTCCTGTTGAAAATGTTGAGAGCAAAGATGCCGGAATTGGTATGGATTATTACGTAAATCTTGCCCACGACAGCAATCCTTTAATGAAATCTGCTAAAACAAATATTGATGTTGCAGATAAAAATATTGAGATTATAAAAACTGATAAAATGCCTACCATTGCAGGTTTCGGTGGATATACCTTACAAAGACCGATCACGACGAGAAATCCTGTGTTGGATATGTATTCGGGAGGTTGGCAAACAGGTGTTTCATTAAGCTATAATATTGATAATCTGTATAAAACGAAGGAAAGAGTGAAGTTGGGTGAGATTCAGAAAAATCAGGCGAATGATGCGATGACGTTGACTCAGCAAAATATTGATATGGCGGTGAATGCGGCTTATGTTAAATATCAGGAGTCGATTCAACAGGCTGATATTCTGAATGATGCTAAAAGTTTAGCGGAAGAAAATTATAAGATTACAGAAGCTAAGTATCTGAATCAGTTGGCGGTACAGGCAGAAATGATTGATGCACAAAATCAAAAACTGCAATCAGAATTAGATTATGCCAATGCAGAAATCAATGTGTTGTATCAATATTACAATCTTTTGAAATCTACGGGAACGCTGTAA
- a CDS encoding HlyD family secretion protein: MENKEQNTQNTAPAPVQSSAVAKKKENKKNKIRAIISNIIVFLVIGFGLFWLVREYFHVGDKTYTEAAQVEEFINPINTRVSAYIKEIKFIEHQQVKKGDTLVILDDREILTQLGQAEAAYQNALAQKTATSSSVNTVSNNVSVMESNIAGAKARLWNAEQNLTRYKNLLASEAVTRQQYDQVKTEYDAQKAAYETLVNQKQSANLSTTEVRSKLGIKDAEIKRTKSALDMAKINLSYTVITAPYDGVMGRRTISEGQLIQPGQQVATIVLNGQKWVTANFLESQMPNIKIGEKMMMTADALGGQKFEGIVTAISAATGSRYSSVPTDNSTGNFIKVQQRIPVRIEFTASNKKEDLAKLSAGMNVNVNINSKD; encoded by the coding sequence ATGGAAAACAAGGAACAAAATACTCAAAATACCGCGCCGGCACCCGTACAATCTAGTGCTGTGGCGAAAAAGAAAGAAAATAAAAAGAATAAAATCAGAGCCATTATCTCTAACATTATCGTGTTTTTGGTGATTGGCTTCGGGTTATTCTGGCTGGTACGTGAATATTTTCACGTGGGCGACAAAACATATACGGAAGCGGCTCAGGTTGAGGAGTTTATTAATCCGATCAATACGAGAGTTTCAGCATATATCAAAGAAATTAAGTTCATTGAACATCAGCAGGTTAAAAAAGGAGATACATTAGTGATCCTTGACGACCGCGAGATTTTAACACAATTAGGTCAGGCAGAAGCGGCTTATCAGAATGCTTTAGCTCAGAAAACAGCAACAAGTTCATCGGTAAATACCGTTTCCAACAACGTTAGCGTAATGGAATCCAATATTGCGGGAGCAAAAGCCAGACTTTGGAACGCGGAACAAAATTTAACCAGATATAAAAATCTGTTGGCTTCAGAAGCAGTAACAAGACAGCAGTACGATCAGGTAAAAACCGAATATGATGCACAGAAAGCGGCGTATGAAACATTGGTAAATCAAAAGCAATCTGCGAATCTATCGACAACGGAGGTAAGAAGCAAATTAGGGATTAAAGATGCCGAAATTAAAAGAACAAAGTCAGCATTGGATATGGCAAAAATTAATCTGTCTTACACCGTGATCACCGCGCCTTATGACGGAGTAATGGGAAGAAGAACGATTTCTGAAGGACAATTGATTCAACCCGGACAACAAGTGGCAACAATCGTTCTAAATGGACAAAAATGGGTAACCGCCAATTTCCTGGAAAGTCAGATGCCAAATATCAAAATTGGTGAAAAAATGATGATGACAGCCGATGCGTTAGGCGGACAAAAATTTGAAGGAATTGTAACGGCCATTTCAGCGGCAACGGGTTCAAGATATTCAAGTGTTCCGACGGATAACTCTACCGGAAACTTCATCAAAGTTCAGCAGAGAATTCCTGTGAGAATAGAGTTTACAGCTTCTAATAAAAAAGAAGATCTGGCTAAACTGAGTGCGGGAATGAACGTGAATGTGAACATTAATTCAAAAGATTAA